TTCGTTACACCGCCTGTTTTCAGGTCGATGATCGTGTATGCGCTATCATCCCCTTTGTGGACATAGGTTGACCCGTCTTTAGACCAATATCCAACTACAGAGAAGTCACTGAGCGCGATCTGATAATTTGTATTTTGAGCCCAATTATAAAATGTTCCCATCGGGGTATTAGATTCTGGTGTGTAAAAAACCGTGTCGAGATTGTAGTTGATCACATAACCGGCGTCATCCTCGTAATATTCCCCTAACTGGACCTTTTCCCCGGAAAGATACAGACGATATATCCTGTTATTTATGGTTCCCGATCCGATATTGATATCTTCTCTTTCATTTATGTAAAAAGAATCGCTGTCCCTATGCCACACTACCGGCGACCTGATATCTTCAGGAAGTCTCCCAATAACGGAACCCGCCGAAACATCGTATATGAAAATCCCTGACCCCAGTGCACTCGCCCCGGAGCGATAATATGCAAGATATGCGCCGTTAGGTGAAAAGTTCAAATAGTGATAAGCTGCTGCATCAGGCGAGAATTCGTCCAAATTGGCATCCATTGTAATTTGGGCTCGCGCCCCGTCTCCTGTTGCAAGGACGATATTTCCGTCTGCGCCAACATAAGCGATCATTCCCTCAAACATCAACGCCTCCTGCGCCTTGATGGTAGGGGAAAACAGGCAGCCTAAAACAAGCGTCACGAGTGCCGCAGTGGAAAATACACGACGAAGCTTCAAATTATATTTCCTTGTGAAGGATTATTTTCCATTATTATAAATCGATAGGTTACGGGTCAATGATATGTCGTTAATTTTAAAACGAACACCCTGCCAATTTTCAGCTTGCCTATGTACACAGATCCCTCACTCATGCACGGGGAGCAGCACAATAAAGGTAGAGCCGACGCCCACTTTGGACTCCACCCACACCCTCCCATGGTGGCTTTCGACAATTGACTTTACGATGGCGAGACCCAGCCCCGATCCTTCTACATTTCCGGGGCGGTTCGAGGCGCGATAGAATTTTTCGAACACCCGGTTTTGTTCATCAGGCGGGATGCCCGGACCGCTGTCCGAAACCTGCAAAATGACCTGGTTTTCCTGCGAGGAAATACTCACCCTGATCTCGCCTCCCGGCGGCGTGTATTTGATGGCATTGCCGATCAGGTTGTCGATCATCTGTCTGATGCGAATCGGGTTGGCGCGCAGGGATTTGGGCGTATCGCCATGGTCGACGGTCAGGCGCAGATTCTTCTTCCGGATCTGGCTGTCGAACACGGTCAGGGAATACTCAAACAGATTGCTGATATCGACCACTTCGCGCCGGGTATCGAATCCGGCTTCGAGCCGGCCCACATCGAGCAATTCGTTGACGAGGCTGGTCATGTGTTGGACACTGGCCTGTAGCCGGTTGAGAAAATCGCGCTGGGAGTCGTTCAGCGAGCCAACGCGTTCGATCAATTCCATGTAGCCCAGGATGGCGGTCAACGGCGAACGCAGGTCGTGCGAGACGGTGTGAACGAACTCGTTCTTCAAGCGGTCGATCTCTTTTAAATAGGAGATGTCTTGCATGGTCACTGCGCTGCCGATGCGCGCCAGCGGGGTGTATTGGGCGTTGAACACGCGCCCATCGTCGAAATTGATCTCGTGGTATTTCAAAATGCCGTCGCGCGCGCGGTCGATCAGGGCGCTCAGGTCGGCATTCGGGATGACATCCTTGACGTATTTGCCGACGATCGGCGTTCCGTCCAGGCTGAACATTTCGTAAATCGTCTGGTTTGCGATCAGGATGTGATGCTGTTCATCCAGTACAAGGACGCCGTCCTGGATGTTGGAGATGATCGCTTCGAGTTTGACGCGCTCCGATTCGGAGATTCTCGCCTTTTGCTCCAGCGAGGCAGTGGTGCGTTTCACTTCACGCCGCACCCAATCTCCCAGGGTTCGTGCGCGTTTCAGGGCGCGCCGTATCTCCTCCACGATCTCTTCTATCGTCAACGGCGGATGGATATATCCGGTAATCCCCGCTTTCAAAACCTTCACGGCGAGGTCGGGGGAATTTCCTTCTGAATACAGGACGATCGGCATGGTGGGAAAACGTTCCAGCATGCCTGCGGCGATGGAAAACCCATCCTGCCTGGCAAACGAATCCCCGATCACTGCCAATGCTGGAATGCTGTTTTGTGTTAATTTGTCCAATCCCCCGCGGTCATGCGCGAGAACAAGATCGAAATTCGATGCCCGCAGAGCCTTCACCAATAGTTCAAGCGAGGGCGAGGGATCCATTGCGAGCAGAATCAGGTCCTGTTTTGCCATTGTTTCGATGAGAGACGGTTTTTACCTGGCCGGGGGAACCGTTTTTTCGGATGAGCGCATCAAACGTTCCAGCGCGGATTTCACGGTTTCGAGCGCTCTCTTCTGTTCGGCGTTGAGAGTGCCGGGCATCTCGGTCAACACCAGATTGAGCGGATAGATCGCCGCCTCTACTTCAGTATGGATGGATTTCCGAAGGTTTTCAAGTGAACTCTGGCGGGCTTTTTCCCCGGCGCGGGCGCCTTCCGCCGTTTGTTCGAGTGCGCGGAACAATCTCGCGTTGACGAGCGAGATGGAGGCGTAATCCGCCATGGCTTCGAGCATGGTCTGGGCATCGCGGGTAAATTCACGGTCGGCTTTGCGCGCCACGATCAATAAGCCGATGACTTCGTTTTTGATCTTGATGGGAACGACCCCGGCGGATTTTCCGAGCGAAGCGATTTTGAATTTCTGCAGCGGACCGCCGTTCATGAACAGGCTTTCACCCGAAAGCGCAACCAGCGAACTGATGCCATCGTCCATCGGCTGGTTCATTTTCTTCGACCAGGCTTCGGGAAGACCGCGCTGGGCGCGCATCAGATATTGATTCCCCTTTTCTTCTCGCAGCATCAACCAGCACATATCCGACTCGCCCAGCTGCATGGCGCTTTCGAGAATCCGGTCGAAAAGATAACGCTGGTCGGTGATGGAGGTGACCGCTTTCGCGACAGAGAGAATGGTGGTCATGTCGCGCAGCCGTTTGTGCAGTTCCTCGTTGGTTGCTTTCAATTGGCGGTCGAGCTTTTGCCGCTCGCGCGCCTCCTGGGTTTGACTCAGGGCGCGCTCGACGATGGAGACCACCTCCGCGTCGCGCAAGGGCCAGAACAGAACGTCCGTTGCTCCGAGGCGGAATGCCTGGATGGCATCGTGTTCCTGTCCCTTTTCGGTGATGACAATCACGGGGGATTTGACGTTTTGAGAACCAAGAGCCGCCAGCAGGTCCTTTCCGCTCAGGCCGGGCAGGTTGATATTGGCGAGGATCAGGTCTGGAGGAGTCTGAACCGCGAGCTTGATCGCGGAACCGGCGTCTCCCACCACATTCACCTGGTAACCGAGCGGTTTGAGAGCCTGTCTGCCGATCAGATCGGCGATATCTGGGTCGTTTTCGACAATGAGAATACGTTCCCCGGTTGCCATCGAAGTTCTCCTTGAAGAAATTCTATCACCTTTTCGATTACAATCTTAAGCATGAATTTCGCGCGATACAAGATCGCAGTGGTCATCCCTGCGTATCGGACTGAAAAGGAAATTCAAACGGTCCTCGGGGGGATTCCCGGCTTTATCCGTCACATCATCGTGGTGGACGACGCTTCGCCCGACTCGAGCGCGGACCTCGTGACCGCCGCCGCCAAACGCGATAAACGCATCACGCTGATTCGTCACGCAAAAAACCAGGGCGTGGGCGGCGCGATGGCGACGGGTTTCAGGAAAGCGCTCGAATTGAAAAGCGACATCGTGATCAAAGTGGACGGCGACGGACAGATGGACCCGGGCTACATTCCCGCCCTGATCGCGCCTCTGATCTCCGGCGAAGCCGATTACGCCAAGGGCAATCGCTTTCGCAATTTTGCCGCTTTGCAAAAAATGCCGTTCATCCGCCGCATCGGTAACCTGGGGTTGAGCTTTCTCACCAAAGCCGCCACCGGCTATTGGACCATCTTCGACCCGACCAACGGCTATTTCGCCATCCGCGCCGAAATCCTTGCGCAGTTGCCTCTCGACAAACTCGACAAGGGTTATTTCTTCGAAACCTCGATGCTCTCGCGGCTGTATCTGCTTGGCGCCTGCGTCCAGGATGTGACCATGCCTGCGCGGTACGGCGGCGAGACCTCCAATCTTTCCATCCGGCGCGCCCTTTTCGAGTTTCCGTTTAAACTCACGCGCACATTGCTTCGCCGTATCGTGTTGAAATATTTCATTTTCGATTTCTCGATGACCTCCATCTACCTGCTGACGGGCATCCCGCTTCTATTGTTTGGTTTGATCTTCGGCATTACCAAATGGATCCATTACGCAAGGCTTGACATCCCTGCCCCCACGGGCACGGTCATCCTGCCCACCCTTTCGGTCATCCTCGCAATTCAAATTTTGCTTTCCGCCGTCGAGATCGACCTCAACGCCGCCCCGCGCAAGGCTTTGAGCAAACCTTTGGTGTGAGATGGACTTCAAACCCTATATTCCCGGATTCAAACCCGCGGAGGTTGGACCCCTCTCCCGATTTTTACCCGCATTGGAGGATGGCGTCATCTCGGGATGGCTTTCGCATCTTGACTTAACCGGAACCTGGCTGCTCGACCCGTTCGGATTCGCCCCGAAAGTTGCCCTCGAAGCCGCACGCAGCGGATACCGCGTGCTGGTGACAGCCAACAACCCAGTGACGCGCTTTCTTCTTGAAATATTTGCCGACCCGCCGCCAGAGTCAGAATTCATTGCCGCGCTCGCAGACCTGGGCGCGGTCAAAAAGGGGGACGAGAGACTCGAACTTCACCTG
This portion of the Anaerolineales bacterium genome encodes:
- a CDS encoding response regulator, which produces MATGERILIVENDPDIADLIGRQALKPLGYQVNVVGDAGSAIKLAVQTPPDLILANINLPGLSGKDLLAALGSQNVKSPVIVITEKGQEHDAIQAFRLGATDVLFWPLRDAEVVSIVERALSQTQEARERQKLDRQLKATNEELHKRLRDMTTILSVAKAVTSITDQRYLFDRILESAMQLGESDMCWLMLREEKGNQYLMRAQRGLPEAWSKKMNQPMDDGISSLVALSGESLFMNGGPLQKFKIASLGKSAGVVPIKIKNEVIGLLIVARKADREFTRDAQTMLEAMADYASISLVNARLFRALEQTAEGARAGEKARQSSLENLRKSIHTEVEAAIYPLNLVLTEMPGTLNAEQKRALETVKSALERLMRSSEKTVPPAR
- a CDS encoding PAS domain-containing protein, with amino-acid sequence MAKQDLILLAMDPSPSLELLVKALRASNFDLVLAHDRGGLDKLTQNSIPALAVIGDSFARQDGFSIAAGMLERFPTMPIVLYSEGNSPDLAVKVLKAGITGYIHPPLTIEEIVEEIRRALKRARTLGDWVRREVKRTTASLEQKARISESERVKLEAIISNIQDGVLVLDEQHHILIANQTIYEMFSLDGTPIVGKYVKDVIPNADLSALIDRARDGILKYHEINFDDGRVFNAQYTPLARIGSAVTMQDISYLKEIDRLKNEFVHTVSHDLRSPLTAILGYMELIERVGSLNDSQRDFLNRLQASVQHMTSLVNELLDVGRLEAGFDTRREVVDISNLFEYSLTVFDSQIRKKNLRLTVDHGDTPKSLRANPIRIRQMIDNLIGNAIKYTPPGGEIRVSISSQENQVILQVSDSGPGIPPDEQNRVFEKFYRASNRPGNVEGSGLGLAIVKSIVESHHGRVWVESKVGVGSTFIVLLPVHE
- a CDS encoding glycosyltransferase family 2 protein, whose product is MNFARYKIAVVIPAYRTEKEIQTVLGGIPGFIRHIIVVDDASPDSSADLVTAAAKRDKRITLIRHAKNQGVGGAMATGFRKALELKSDIVIKVDGDGQMDPGYIPALIAPLISGEADYAKGNRFRNFAALQKMPFIRRIGNLGLSFLTKAATGYWTIFDPTNGYFAIRAEILAQLPLDKLDKGYFFETSMLSRLYLLGACVQDVTMPARYGGETSNLSIRRALFEFPFKLTRTLLRRIVLKYFIFDFSMTSIYLLTGIPLLLFGLIFGITKWIHYARLDIPAPTGTVILPTLSVILAIQILLSAVEIDLNAAPRKALSKPLV